A region from the Zonotrichia leucophrys gambelii isolate GWCS_2022_RI chromosome Z, RI_Zleu_2.0, whole genome shotgun sequence genome encodes:
- the RFK gene encoding riboflavin kinase: MRHLPYFCRGEVVKGFGRGSKELGIPTANFSEQVVESFPSDIPTGIYYGWACVGNGDVHKMVVSIGWNPFYKNIKKSVETHIIHTFKEDFYGEILSIVITGYIRPEKNFDSLDALILAIQEDIEEAKRQLDLPEHLKLKEDNFFHLPEGKIVNNR, encoded by the exons ATGAGGCACCTGCCGTACTTCTGCCGCGGGGAGGTGGTGAAGGGCTTCGGCAGGGGCTCCAAGGAGCTGGGCATCCCCACCG CTAACTTTTCTGAGCAAGTAGTTGAAAGCTTTCCATCTGATATCCCTACTGGTATATACTATGGATGGGCCTGTGTTGGAAATGGAGATGTGCATAAAATGGTTGTGAGCATAGGATGGAATCCCTTCTATAAGAATATTAAGAAATCAGTG GAAACACACATTATCCACACCTTCAAAGAAGACTTTTATGGAGAAATTCTTAGTATAGTCATAACTGGATACATTCGACCCGAAAAAAACTTTGATTCCTTAG ATGCGCTCATTTTGGCAATTCAGGAAGATATTGAAGAAGCAAAAAGACAGCTAGATCTACCAGAACATCTTAAACTCAAAGAAGATAACTTTTTTCATCTGCCAGAAGGCAAAATAGTAAACAATCGCTGA